One region of Hymenobacter sediminicola genomic DNA includes:
- a CDS encoding RNA polymerase sigma factor yields MTIPPPEAMPPVSDGEDLLVQRLRDRDEAAMTLFYDRYSAALYGVIMRIVKKEEEAEDVLQEGMVKIWNSFSSYDASKGRLFTWVMNVCRNLAIDRIRSRQYRVGTRTQPLEDSAAVREPASPTFRPEHIGLQEMTKKLSLDQQQVVDMLYFGGYTQSEVADELNLPLGTVKTRARAAIKVLSKLIR; encoded by the coding sequence GTGACCATACCCCCCCCCGAAGCAATGCCCCCTGTGTCCGATGGAGAAGACCTGCTGGTGCAGCGTCTGCGCGACCGGGACGAGGCAGCCATGACCCTTTTCTACGACCGGTACTCGGCGGCGCTTTACGGCGTCATCATGCGCATCGTCAAGAAAGAAGAAGAGGCCGAAGACGTGCTCCAGGAGGGCATGGTCAAAATTTGGAACTCGTTTTCTTCCTACGATGCCAGCAAAGGCCGGCTATTTACGTGGGTGATGAATGTGTGTCGGAATTTAGCCATCGACAGAATCCGCTCCAGACAGTACCGCGTAGGTACTCGTACCCAGCCGCTTGAGGACAGCGCCGCAGTACGTGAGCCCGCATCGCCCACGTTCCGGCCCGAGCACATCGGCCTGCAGGAAATGACCAAGAAACTTTCCCTTGACCAGCAGCAGGTCGTTGATATGCTGTATTTCGGAGGCTACACGCAAAGTGAGGTGGCCGACGAATTGAACTTGCCCCTTGGTACAGTGAAAACCCGTGCCCGGGCGGCTATCAAAGTACTTTCCAAACTGATTCGATAG
- a CDS encoding glycosyltransferase family 2 protein, protein MLIDVIIPAFNEEQSIAKVLAEIPAGLVREVIVVDNNSTDRTGNVARAAGATVLRETRPGYGHACLAGMAHSFARPAAEQADIIVFLDGDHSDYPEEMPLLLAPILRGEADMVIGSRALGQREAGSMMPQQIFGNWLATSLLRRLYGAHFTDLGPFRAIRREALQRIGMADTTYGWTVEMQLKAAKLQLRNTEVPVRYRRRIGTSKVSGTVRGTLGAGYKILWTIFRYL, encoded by the coding sequence ATGCTGATTGACGTAATTATTCCTGCTTTCAACGAGGAGCAGTCCATTGCCAAAGTGCTGGCCGAAATTCCGGCCGGCCTAGTGCGCGAAGTCATTGTGGTGGATAATAATTCCACGGACCGTACCGGCAACGTAGCGCGGGCAGCCGGCGCCACGGTGCTGCGCGAAACCCGCCCCGGCTACGGGCACGCCTGCCTGGCCGGCATGGCGCACAGCTTCGCCCGGCCCGCCGCCGAACAGGCCGACATCATCGTGTTTCTGGATGGCGACCATTCTGACTATCCTGAGGAAATGCCGCTGCTGCTGGCCCCCATTCTGCGCGGCGAGGCCGATATGGTAATTGGCTCCCGGGCTCTGGGCCAGCGCGAAGCCGGCTCCATGATGCCCCAGCAAATCTTTGGCAACTGGCTGGCCACTTCCCTGCTACGGCGCCTCTACGGCGCGCACTTCACCGACCTAGGTCCGTTCCGGGCAATCCGCCGGGAAGCCCTGCAACGTATTGGCATGGCCGACACCACGTACGGCTGGACGGTGGAAATGCAGCTTAAGGCCGCCAAGCTGCAGCTGCGCAATACAGAAGTGCCGGTGCGTTACCGCCGCCGCATCGGGACCAGCAAGGTTTCGGGCACGGTGCGCGGTACGCTGGGCGCGGGCTACAAGATTCTCTGGACCATCTTTCGCTATCTGTAG
- a CDS encoding heme NO-binding domain-containing protein has product MHGTIFTLLKRYVQTQYDHSTWVRLTESVGLSAADFDHKSVYPDEQMYALVGKASEMAGIPASELQEKFGEYLVPDLMYMYQKLLQPEWTTLDMLEHTENTMHRKVRQEHAENTPPVLEVTRLSEDELEIKYVSERRMGALAVGIVRGVAAYYDEADRIAIDPETSEDGQRVYIRVRRLTAAE; this is encoded by the coding sequence GTGCACGGAACAATTTTTACGTTGCTCAAGCGCTACGTCCAGACGCAGTACGACCACAGTACCTGGGTTCGGCTGACCGAATCCGTTGGCCTCAGCGCTGCGGATTTCGACCACAAAAGCGTCTACCCCGATGAGCAGATGTACGCGCTGGTTGGGAAGGCGTCCGAAATGGCGGGCATCCCGGCCAGCGAGCTACAGGAGAAGTTTGGCGAGTATCTCGTGCCCGACCTGATGTATATGTATCAGAAGCTGTTGCAGCCCGAGTGGACTACGCTCGATATGCTGGAGCACACAGAGAATACGATGCATCGGAAGGTTCGGCAGGAGCACGCCGAAAACACGCCGCCCGTACTGGAGGTCACCCGTCTTTCCGAGGATGAACTGGAAATCAAGTATGTATCGGAGCGGCGGATGGGAGCCTTGGCAGTAGGCATTGTGCGCGGTGTGGCCGCCTACTACGACGAAGCCGACCGGATAGCTATAGACCCCGAAACCAGCGAAGACGGCCAGCGGGTATATATCCGGGTGCGACGCTTGACTGCCGCCGAATAA
- a CDS encoding cellulose synthase family protein, whose amino-acid sequence MLFLEITLLALYGLCLTFVLGFSLTQFQLTRLARLAYRRGLPPEPASPAIWPRVTVQMPLYNEVFVAERLIDACASFNYPINLLHLQVLDDSTDETVALVAARVAHYQALGLRIEQVRRPDRQGYKAGALRYGLEQTDGELIAIFDADFVPEPDFLLRTVPYFQEAGLGVVQTRWGHLNEEYSLLTELQAFGLNAHFHVEQVGRTAGGHFINFNGTGGVWRRTCIEDAGGWHTDTLTEDLDLSYRAQLRGWRFHYLPHVVAPAELPATLDALKSQQFRWTKGAAETARKHLRNVLRSSETLATKLHATFHLLNSTVFVAILLMALVSVPLVFVRADLPELKPLLRVASVFLLAFVPLIYYYFTAWRLDKPTAPVWRFVPQFLLFLSVSMGLTLHNARAVLLGYSGQQSAFIRTPKLGLVRRQGRWQGRRYRTGDLLDGLTLTEGLLALYFAFGIGAGLYFGDWGLIPFHLMLTVGYGLIFMYSVRHRK is encoded by the coding sequence ATGCTCTTTCTCGAAATCACGCTGCTGGCACTATATGGGCTGTGTCTGACATTCGTGCTGGGCTTCAGCCTGACGCAGTTTCAGCTGACGCGGCTGGCCCGGCTGGCCTACCGGCGCGGTCTGCCGCCCGAGCCTGCGTCGCCCGCCATCTGGCCCCGCGTGACGGTGCAGATGCCACTCTACAACGAAGTATTTGTAGCTGAACGTCTGATTGATGCCTGCGCCTCTTTCAACTATCCCATCAACCTACTGCACCTGCAGGTACTGGACGATTCGACCGACGAAACCGTAGCTTTGGTGGCGGCCCGCGTGGCACACTACCAGGCCTTGGGTCTGCGCATCGAACAGGTGCGCCGGCCCGACCGGCAGGGCTACAAAGCTGGGGCGCTGCGCTACGGACTGGAGCAGACGGATGGGGAGCTGATTGCCATTTTTGACGCCGACTTTGTGCCGGAGCCGGACTTTCTGCTGCGCACGGTGCCGTATTTTCAGGAGGCCGGACTGGGCGTGGTACAGACGCGCTGGGGCCATTTGAACGAGGAGTATTCGCTGCTGACTGAACTACAGGCCTTCGGTCTGAACGCGCACTTTCATGTGGAGCAGGTGGGGCGCACGGCGGGCGGGCACTTCATCAATTTCAACGGGACGGGTGGCGTGTGGCGGCGCACCTGCATCGAGGACGCCGGCGGCTGGCATACCGACACCCTAACCGAAGACCTGGACCTGAGTTACCGCGCCCAGTTGCGGGGCTGGCGCTTCCATTACCTGCCGCACGTGGTGGCCCCCGCCGAGCTACCCGCTACCCTCGATGCCCTGAAGTCGCAGCAGTTCCGCTGGACCAAGGGCGCGGCCGAAACCGCCCGCAAGCACCTGCGCAACGTGCTGCGCTCCTCCGAAACCCTGGCCACCAAGCTGCACGCTACGTTCCATCTGCTCAACAGCACGGTGTTCGTGGCCATTCTGCTGATGGCGCTGGTGAGTGTGCCGCTGGTGTTTGTGCGCGCCGACCTGCCGGAGCTGAAGCCGCTACTACGGGTAGCCTCGGTGTTTCTGCTGGCTTTCGTACCGCTCATCTACTACTACTTCACGGCTTGGCGGCTCGACAAGCCGACGGCGCCGGTGTGGCGCTTTGTGCCGCAGTTTCTGCTGTTTCTGTCGGTTTCGATGGGGCTGACGCTGCACAACGCACGGGCCGTGCTGCTGGGCTACAGCGGGCAGCAGTCCGCTTTTATCCGGACACCCAAGCTGGGGCTGGTGCGGCGCCAGGGCCGTTGGCAGGGCCGCCGCTACCGCACCGGCGACCTGCTCGATGGCCTCACGCTCACCGAAGGCCTGCTCGCGCTGTACTTCGCCTTTGGCATCGGAGCCGGCCTGTATTTCGGCGACTGGGGCCTGATTCCCTTCCACCTGATGCTGACCGTGGGCTACGGCTTGATTTTCATGTATTCAGTCCGGCACCGGAAATAA
- a CDS encoding alpha/beta fold hydrolase has protein sequence MPRLFLLLLTLLLVRTSLAQTAPTSLNATLDGYEYPFPVRQLPLKLESQTLRMAYMDVPATAKANGRTVVLLHGKNFFGAYWRETIKALTAAGFRVVVPDQIGFGKSDKPDLHYSFHQLARNTKHLLDTLGVKKAVIVGHSMGGMLATRFALQYPDATEKLVLENPIGLEDYRVGVPFQSVDQAEATERKSTEESIRKYHATYYPHGYPKTHDEWLLPLAAQTRHPDFAKVARANALTFDMIYQQPVSYEFSRVQVPTLLIIGQDDRTVVGKGLIKDPKVLAAMGQYPELGRRTAAQIKGAKLVPLAGVGHIPHLEAPTEFRKALLAFLQ, from the coding sequence ATGCCCCGCTTATTTCTGCTGCTACTAACCCTGCTGCTGGTTCGCACCAGTTTGGCTCAAACCGCGCCTACTTCGCTCAATGCCACCCTCGACGGCTACGAATACCCGTTTCCGGTGCGGCAGCTGCCCCTGAAGCTGGAAAGCCAGACGCTGCGCATGGCGTACATGGACGTGCCGGCCACTGCCAAAGCCAATGGCCGCACGGTAGTGCTGCTGCACGGCAAGAACTTCTTTGGGGCCTACTGGCGCGAAACTATCAAGGCCCTGACGGCGGCCGGTTTCCGGGTGGTGGTGCCCGACCAGATTGGCTTCGGCAAATCCGACAAGCCGGATCTGCACTATTCCTTCCACCAGCTGGCCCGCAACACTAAGCACCTGCTCGATACGCTGGGCGTGAAAAAGGCCGTTATCGTGGGCCATAGCATGGGCGGCATGCTGGCCACTCGCTTCGCGCTACAATATCCGGACGCCACGGAGAAGCTGGTGCTGGAAAACCCGATTGGGCTGGAAGACTACCGTGTGGGCGTGCCGTTTCAGAGCGTAGACCAAGCCGAGGCTACGGAGCGCAAAAGCACTGAGGAAAGCATCCGAAAATACCACGCCACCTACTACCCGCACGGCTACCCCAAGACCCACGACGAATGGTTGCTGCCACTAGCTGCCCAGACCCGCCACCCCGATTTCGCGAAAGTAGCCCGCGCCAATGCCCTCACCTTCGACATGATTTATCAGCAACCCGTGAGCTACGAGTTTAGCCGGGTGCAGGTGCCTACGCTGCTTATCATCGGGCAGGACGACCGCACGGTGGTGGGCAAAGGCCTCATCAAAGACCCCAAAGTGTTGGCTGCTATGGGGCAGTATCCGGAACTGGGCCGCCGCACCGCGGCCCAAATCAAAGGCGCGAAGCTGGTGCCGTTGGCGGGTGTAGGCCACATTCCGCATTTGGAGGCCCCAACTGAGTTCCGGAAGGCGCTGCTGGCCTTCCTACAGTAG
- a CDS encoding glycosyltransferase 87 family protein → MPQLTATFRIAPLLALLLSGAAYVGLAYATPRAEFGQLVGLFGVAFGLYWFLLKTKLPLRTGLLAALLLRLLWLPALPAFSDDYHRFHLDGLLVASGVNPFQHRPDELVAVAEVSPGTTAAIWQLAPYSQQLETLYPKLNSPHYYSVYPPVCQVVFGLASWLFPASERGAVLLMRLVLLLAEAATAGLLLALLRRFGLPLERALWYLLNPLVIVELTGNLHFEAMVVGFLLLALWLLVRQQWRWAAGALGLAIGTKLLPLLVLPLLARRLGWRRFLAFSVLTGLTVVLLFLPFVSTELVRNIGRSLDLYFRSFEFNASLYYIARAVGYWLTGYNQIARIGPALALAIVILIGGLTLREKHPVWASLPRALLLLLTGYYLLATVVHPWYLTPLVALSMFTSYRYMLVWSGLVVLSYAAYQSTAYTENPRLLMLEYIGLLAAFLWDWRRGATAIVVAEAPQS, encoded by the coding sequence TTGCCTCAACTCACCGCCACTTTCCGGATTGCGCCCCTGCTGGCTTTGCTGCTGTCGGGAGCAGCATATGTAGGGCTGGCGTATGCTACTCCCCGGGCGGAGTTCGGGCAGCTGGTCGGGTTATTTGGGGTAGCGTTCGGGCTGTACTGGTTTCTGCTGAAAACGAAGCTGCCGCTACGCACAGGGCTGCTGGCAGCGCTGCTGCTGCGGCTGCTGTGGCTGCCGGCCCTGCCGGCCTTCTCCGACGACTACCACCGCTTCCACTTGGACGGGCTGTTGGTGGCTTCGGGCGTCAACCCGTTTCAGCACCGGCCCGATGAGCTGGTGGCAGTTGCGGAAGTATCCCCCGGTACTACAGCCGCAATCTGGCAACTTGCGCCTTACAGTCAGCAGTTGGAAACGCTGTATCCGAAGCTCAACTCTCCGCACTACTACTCGGTGTATCCGCCGGTGTGCCAAGTTGTATTTGGGCTGGCTTCGTGGCTGTTCCCAGCCAGTGAGCGGGGCGCAGTGCTGCTCATGCGACTGGTGCTGCTGCTGGCTGAAGCCGCAACGGCCGGACTACTGCTGGCGCTGCTGCGCCGGTTTGGGCTGCCGCTGGAGCGCGCCCTGTGGTACCTGCTCAACCCGCTGGTTATCGTGGAGCTGACCGGCAATCTACACTTTGAAGCAATGGTAGTAGGGTTTCTGCTGCTGGCGCTATGGCTGCTGGTGCGCCAGCAGTGGCGTTGGGCTGCCGGGGCGTTGGGCCTGGCCATCGGGACGAAGCTGCTGCCCCTGCTGGTGCTGCCCCTGCTGGCCCGGCGGCTTGGCTGGCGGCGTTTTCTAGCTTTTTCGGTGCTTACGGGTCTGACAGTTGTGTTGCTGTTCCTACCGTTCGTGTCTACGGAGTTGGTGCGCAACATCGGGCGCAGCCTGGACCTGTATTTCCGGAGCTTCGAGTTCAATGCCAGCCTCTACTACATAGCGCGGGCCGTCGGCTACTGGCTTACGGGCTATAACCAGATTGCCCGCATTGGCCCAGCATTAGCCCTGGCTATTGTAATCCTCATTGGCGGGTTGACTCTGCGCGAAAAGCACCCGGTTTGGGCTTCCTTGCCTCGTGCGCTACTCTTGCTGCTCACAGGGTACTACCTGCTGGCTACCGTGGTGCACCCGTGGTATCTGACGCCGCTGGTAGCGCTGAGTATGTTCACCAGCTACCGCTACATGCTGGTGTGGTCGGGACTGGTGGTGCTGTCGTATGCTGCTTACCAGAGTACAGCCTACACCGAAAACCCACGGCTGCTGATGCTGGAATATATTGGCCTGCTCGCTGCGTTTCTCTGGGACTGGCGCCGCGGTGCCACAGCTATTGTTGTTGCTGAGGCGCCTCAGAGCTGA
- a CDS encoding anti-sigma factor, which yields MDIQQYIESGILEEYALGVLPEADRAEVERIAATYPEIRHELNSIVSGLDTYAEAHSLRPPSGMRERVLAGWQQAIRGEQPVAAAPVAPAAETPYVAPQAAAPAAEPVVRPISSAPETPSYEEAPRRGFGWLMAASVALLLSLAGNYILYNRWQNTESELFAAQNDQARFAAAQQASQKQLSSQGRELAVLRDVQFQSVTLAGTPAAPSAKARVLYNPATKAVYVDVHSLPAPPAGKQYQLWALDNGKPVDAGVLAATTAAGDSLQQMKDITSAQAFAMTVEDAGGSASPTLSTMTVLGKML from the coding sequence GTGGATATTCAGCAATATATCGAATCCGGAATCCTGGAAGAATACGCTTTGGGCGTGCTTCCGGAAGCGGACCGGGCGGAAGTGGAGCGTATAGCCGCCACTTATCCCGAAATCCGACACGAACTGAACTCCATAGTTAGCGGCCTTGATACCTATGCCGAAGCGCATTCTCTTAGGCCTCCTTCGGGAATGCGGGAGCGGGTGCTTGCTGGCTGGCAACAAGCTATCCGGGGCGAGCAGCCTGTGGCAGCAGCCCCGGTTGCGCCGGCAGCAGAAACTCCATACGTTGCGCCGCAAGCAGCTGCTCCAGCCGCAGAGCCAGTAGTGCGCCCTATCAGCAGCGCGCCGGAAACGCCTTCGTATGAGGAGGCACCTCGTCGTGGGTTTGGCTGGTTGATGGCGGCCTCCGTGGCGTTGCTGCTCAGCTTGGCTGGTAACTACATACTATACAACCGCTGGCAGAATACTGAGTCAGAGTTGTTTGCAGCCCAAAATGACCAAGCACGCTTCGCGGCCGCGCAGCAGGCTTCTCAGAAACAGCTCAGCAGCCAAGGCAGAGAGCTGGCGGTGCTGCGTGATGTACAGTTTCAGAGCGTGACGCTGGCTGGTACGCCGGCTGCCCCTTCGGCTAAAGCGCGGGTTCTTTACAACCCTGCCACCAAGGCCGTGTATGTAGATGTGCATAGCCTGCCGGCTCCACCGGCTGGCAAGCAGTATCAGCTCTGGGCGCTCGACAATGGCAAGCCCGTGGATGCTGGCGTTCTGGCCGCCACTACTGCCGCCGGCGACAGTCTGCAGCAGATGAAGGACATCACCAGCGCCCAGGCTTTTGCCATGACAGTAGAAGATGCAGGCGGCAGTGCTTCGCCTACACTTTCTACGATGACCGTGCTGGGCAAAATGCTCTAG
- a CDS encoding 4Fe-4S binding protein has product MAFSPDLTLTRPPVPDTSATEKTLLTAMGLGLLALLTVAFDADADRARLSFWVGLLLLSGGTLGWAWYKFGRTPAGVQHDNLWLRSSTSRGAVAWLTAVVLTGFYVVLYWFSNNDGQGNFGPLNQLVHALDPASQALRQRPSDQWFLYGTFYTLAILVMGGRALWKYRHSPYQRIRTVSVMFFQLGFAFLLPGLLLAFQKPEYYFSYFWPLKYDYLFPGTVSYLLKDGGPALGVFMVFWGAVMSFVATPVLTYFFGKRWYCSWVCGCGGLAETAGDPYRHLSDKSRTAWRWEVRIIYPILAFIVLLTALLWLGASGAVPALQPITEPLSKFYGFAIGSVFSGVIGVGFYPLMGSRVWCRFGCPMAAYLGLLQKHFSRFRISTNGGQCISCGNCSNVCEMGIDVKQYAQRGEPIIRASCVGCGLCSTACPRGVLNLENGPREGRYQGSQLIHADSLRILS; this is encoded by the coding sequence ATGGCCTTCTCCCCCGACCTCACCCTGACCCGCCCACCGGTACCCGACACCTCGGCCACTGAGAAAACTCTGCTCACAGCTATGGGGCTGGGCTTGCTGGCGTTACTGACCGTAGCCTTCGATGCTGATGCCGACCGGGCGCGCCTAAGCTTCTGGGTGGGCCTGCTACTGCTGAGTGGCGGCACGCTGGGCTGGGCCTGGTACAAGTTCGGGCGCACGCCGGCCGGCGTGCAGCACGACAACCTGTGGCTACGCAGCAGCACCAGCCGGGGCGCCGTGGCTTGGCTGACAGCCGTGGTACTTACCGGCTTCTACGTGGTGCTCTACTGGTTCAGCAACAACGATGGCCAAGGTAATTTTGGGCCGCTCAACCAGCTGGTGCACGCCCTCGACCCAGCCAGCCAAGCCCTGCGCCAGCGCCCCTCCGACCAGTGGTTTCTCTACGGCACGTTCTACACGCTGGCAATACTGGTGATGGGCGGCCGGGCGCTGTGGAAGTACCGCCACTCGCCGTATCAGCGCATCCGCACGGTGTCAGTAATGTTCTTTCAGCTGGGATTTGCGTTCCTGCTGCCGGGCCTGCTGTTGGCGTTTCAGAAGCCCGAATACTACTTCTCCTACTTCTGGCCACTTAAGTACGACTATCTGTTTCCTGGCACCGTGAGCTACCTGCTCAAGGATGGCGGCCCGGCCTTGGGCGTGTTCATGGTGTTTTGGGGCGCGGTAATGTCGTTTGTGGCTACACCGGTGCTCACCTACTTTTTCGGGAAGCGCTGGTACTGCTCGTGGGTGTGCGGTTGCGGCGGCCTGGCCGAAACCGCTGGTGACCCGTACCGCCACCTCTCCGACAAAAGCCGCACCGCATGGCGCTGGGAAGTGCGCATCATCTACCCCATCCTGGCGTTTATCGTGCTGCTCACGGCACTGCTGTGGCTGGGTGCTTCGGGCGCGGTGCCGGCGCTGCAGCCCATCACCGAGCCACTGTCTAAGTTCTACGGGTTTGCTATTGGGTCAGTGTTTTCGGGCGTGATTGGGGTGGGCTTCTACCCGCTGATGGGCAGCCGGGTGTGGTGCCGCTTCGGGTGCCCAATGGCGGCATATCTGGGGCTGCTACAGAAGCATTTCTCACGGTTCCGCATCAGCACCAACGGCGGCCAGTGCATCTCGTGCGGCAACTGCTCCAACGTCTGCGAAATGGGCATTGATGTAAAGCAGTACGCCCAGCGTGGTGAACCCATCATCCGGGCTTCGTGCGTGGGGTGCGGCCTTTGCTCCACAGCTTGCCCGCGCGGCGTGCTCAACCTCGAAAACGGTCCGCGTGAAGGCCGCTACCAAGGCAGCCAGTTGATTCATGCGGATTCACTGCGGATTTTAAGCTAG
- a CDS encoding rhodanese-like domain-containing protein, with translation MSAFWLLALSACGRSADDGRPSPAYAQLLRTLYRGTVPLVQPTQLAATLHSNPASVLLLDTRTPAEYRVSHLQGARFVDFSTFEQAAFAELPRDRTVVVYCSVGYRSERVGERLKALGFRDVRNLYGGIFQWVNEGRPVYNEDGSTQDVHPYSALWSTWLTKGRKVYQ, from the coding sequence TTGTCCGCTTTTTGGCTGCTGGCGCTAAGTGCCTGCGGTCGTTCCGCCGACGATGGTCGCCCGAGTCCGGCGTATGCACAACTGCTCCGGACTCTGTACCGGGGCACGGTGCCACTCGTGCAGCCAACGCAGCTGGCTGCCACGTTACACAGCAACCCCGCATCTGTGCTGCTCCTCGACACCCGCACGCCGGCCGAGTACCGCGTCAGCCACCTGCAGGGAGCACGCTTCGTCGATTTCAGCACATTTGAGCAGGCTGCATTTGCGGAGTTGCCCCGGGACCGGACCGTAGTCGTGTATTGTTCGGTCGGCTACCGGAGCGAGCGGGTAGGGGAGCGGCTGAAAGCACTGGGCTTCCGGGATGTACGCAACCTGTACGGGGGGATTTTTCAGTGGGTGAATGAAGGTCGCCCGGTTTACAATGAAGATGGTTCTACGCAGGATGTGCATCCGTATTCTGCGCTGTGGAGTACCTGGCTGACCAAAGGAAGAAAAGTATATCAATAG
- a CDS encoding arsenosugar biosynthesis-associated peroxidase-like protein — translation MEKSTYYNPADLAKFGNITEWQAEMGNKFFSYYGEVFKEGALSEREKALIALAVAHAVQCPYCIDAYTTDSLQKGADEAQMMEAVHVAAAIKGGAVLVHGVQMMNKAKELSM, via the coding sequence ATGGAAAAGTCAACTTACTACAACCCCGCCGACCTAGCCAAATTTGGGAACATCACGGAATGGCAGGCGGAGATGGGCAATAAATTCTTCTCTTACTACGGCGAAGTGTTCAAGGAAGGCGCCCTCTCGGAACGCGAAAAGGCGCTGATTGCGCTGGCTGTGGCTCATGCCGTGCAGTGCCCTTACTGCATTGATGCCTATACCACCGATTCGTTGCAGAAAGGCGCCGACGAAGCCCAGATGATGGAGGCTGTGCACGTGGCGGCTGCCATAAAAGGAGGTGCCGTGCTGGTACATGGTGTCCAAATGATGAACAAGGCCAAGGAACTGTCGATGTAG
- a CDS encoding TIGR04282 family arsenosugar biosynthesis glycosyltransferase, which produces MTPHLLIFARHPELGRVKTRLAAGIGPEAALAVYRELLAHTWAVTEHLGVHKTVWLAEPPTGPLTMPDQWIGYEQLVQFPGDLGTKMQMAFSHAFSNSAAAAVIIGTDCPGITEALLQEAYAAFDTHEVVVGPAEDGGYYLLGMRELYMDLFLNKSWSTDSVLAHTLDDADRLGLRIKQLPVLRDIDDATDLAAWRSATER; this is translated from the coding sequence ATGACACCTCATTTGCTCATTTTTGCCCGGCATCCGGAACTAGGCCGCGTGAAAACCAGGCTGGCGGCTGGTATTGGCCCGGAAGCAGCGCTGGCTGTGTACCGAGAGTTGCTGGCACACACCTGGGCTGTTACCGAACACCTGGGAGTACACAAAACTGTGTGGCTGGCGGAGCCGCCTACTGGGCCTCTGACTATGCCCGACCAGTGGATCGGCTACGAGCAGCTGGTGCAATTTCCCGGCGACCTGGGCACCAAAATGCAGATGGCTTTTTCTCATGCTTTTTCCAATAGCGCCGCCGCCGCCGTCATCATCGGTACTGACTGTCCGGGCATTACGGAGGCGTTGTTGCAGGAAGCGTATGCGGCATTCGATACCCATGAAGTAGTTGTAGGGCCGGCTGAGGATGGAGGGTATTACCTGCTGGGCATGAGAGAATTATATATGGATCTATTTTTGAATAAAAGCTGGAGTACTGACTCCGTTTTGGCGCACACACTGGATGATGCCGACCGGCTTGGACTACGGATCAAGCAACTGCCCGTACTGCGCGACATAGACGATGCCACGGATTTGGCCGCTTGGCGCTCGGCAACGGAAAGGTAA